GCGTTCCGCTCGGAAGCGTCGCGTTCATCGCCTACGTCGGCAGCGCCACCGAATCGCTGCGGCGCCCGGGCGGCGCGGACGCCCCCGAACGGCGACGGCTCGACGTCGCACGACGCCAGGCTGTCGGCCAACTCGGTGCCGACACCCCCGCCCGGATCCAGGCCTCCGAATCCCGCGACGTGCAGTCCGACGGCGGGACCACCTCGACAGCGCAGCAGGACGCCCTCGAACGGCTCGCGGTGTACGACCGGTACTCTCGCCTGCTCGACCGCGTGACGAATCCGCTCGAGACCGCCTACCGAATGCCGTCGGCGACGTTCATCCTGACGGCTCCGATCGGGGTGCTGTGGGTGCTCGCGACGGCGGAGCCGACGCCGGTTACCGAACCCGTCTCGGTGCTGGCCGCGATCGATCGGGCCGTCGTCGAGGCGGCAGTGTTCGCGCTCGGCGTGTACGCCGTCGTGTTCGAACTGCGATCCCGAAAGCAACGGGCGATCGAGCGGGCGGTCCCCGACTTCCTCGATCGGTTTGCAAGCGTCAACGACGCCGGGATGAGCGTGGTCCGAAGTCTCCAGCGCGTCTCGGAGTCCGACCTGGATGAACTGTCCGCGGAGCTGCAGCGCACCTGGCGGGACATCCAGTGGGGGGCCGACGTCGAAACCGCGCTGTATCGGCTCGAAGAACGGGTGAACTCGCCGATGGTCTCCCGGGCGGTCGCGTTGACCACGAACGCGGTCCACGCGAGCGGCGACATCGCCCCCGTATTGACGATCGGCGCCGACGAAGCCCGCGCGACCCGGCGCCTCCGGCGCGAGCAGAGACAGGTGATGTTGACGTACCTCATCGTCATCTACATCTCGTTTCTCGTCTTCCTGGGGATCGTGGTCGCGCTCACGGTAGCGTTCGTTCCAGCCGTCGAGGGCGCCCAGTTCGACCCAGACCTGCCCGAGGCGACCGCGGGTGCGTCCGTCGGGTTCGTCGACACGATTACCCAGGCCGACGTGGGCGCCTACGAGGAGTTGCTGTTTCATGCCACGATGATTCAGGCGCTGTTTTCGGGGCTGATCGCCGGACAGCTCGGAGGAGGAACGATACAAAGCGGCGCGAAGCACGCGGTCGTGCTCCTCGTGTTAGGCTACCTGACGTTCGCAGTGATGGTCTTTTGACCGATGTCGGACCACTCGCTCCGGGAGACGTACGATCGGATCGCCGCCCACTTCTCGTCGACCCGGGAGTATCCCTGGCCGGAGGTGACCGAGTTCCTCGTGGAGCACGGCACCGAAATCGACGACGGAGAGGAAAGCGCGAGAGACGACGGCGACAGGATCGGACTCGACGTCGGCTGTGGCAACGGCCGGCACACCGAACCGCTCGTCGAGTACGTCGATCTCGCGGTGGGGATCGACGTGAGCCGCGGATTGCTCGCGGAGGCGAACAGCCGGAGCTCCGAGCGCGGGTTCGACGGTGACTCGACGTTTCTCCAGGGCGACGCCGGAGCCCTGCCAATCGCCGACGGGACAGTCGACGTCGGCGTGTACGTCGCGACGCTGCATCACCTGTCGCCGCGGGAACGGCGGATCCGTAGCCTCGAGGAGTTCGCTCGGGTGCTCTCCGGGAACGGCATCGGTCTCGTGAGCGCCTGGAGCACGGCACACGACCGGTTCGACCGCGAGTCGGGGTTCGACACCACCGTCGACTGGACGCTTCCCGGCGGCGAGACGGTGCCGCGGTTCTACCACATCTACGATCCCGACGAGTTCCGCGCCGACCTGGAGGCGAGCCCCCTCCGTGTGGAGTCGTTCGAACTCTCGAGTGGCAACTGCTACGGTGTCGTCCGGCCGGAGTGACCGCGGCGGCGGGACGGAGCGATCGAATCTGTGGAGTTATCCCCCGCGAACGACTACCGGACCTATGGAACCGACGGAGGGCGATGAGGCCAGCGATCGGCTGGACGGACGCGAGGAACGCGACGTGGACGAGCGGTACGAGGTCGCAGTCGTCGGGGGTGGCCCGGCGGGGCTGTCGACTGCACTGTACACGACCCGGCTGGGCCACGACACCGTCGTGCTGGATCGCGGCGGGGGCCGCGCGGCGATGATGCTCGAGACGCACAACGTGATCGGGGTTCCCGAGGGGACGTCCGGCAACGAACTGCTGGCGACGGCACGCGAGCAGATCCAGGCGTACGGCGCCGACTACCACCGGAAGTACGTCGAGTCGATCGAACGCGACGACGACGGGTTCCGGCTCGAGACGGGCAACGTAACGTACGGCGCCGATCGCGTGGTGATCGCCGTGGGATTCAGCGACGAGCGACCGGAGCCGCCGCTGCCCCGAACTGGCCGGGGGCTGCACTACTGTCTGCACTGTGACGCGTACATGTTCGTCGACGAGCCGGTGTACGTGATGGGAACCGGCGAGGCGGCCGCCCAGGTCGCGATGGTCATGCTCAACTTCACCGACGAGGTGGATCTGCTCACGCGCGGCGATGACCCCGAGTGGAGCGAAGAAACCGACCGACAGCTCGAGGCGCATCCAGTCGAGGTAATCCGTGAGGAGATTGTCGGACTCGAGAAGCGCGAGGACGGCTGGCTCGCCGGATTCGAGTTCGAAGACGGCACGTTCCGCGAGTACAGGGGCGGGTTCCCGATGTACGGTTCGAACTACCGGAACGAACTCCTCGACCAGCTCGGCCTCGACCGGACCGACGACGGCGCGGTGGTCGTCGACGAACACGGCCGGACCAGCGTCGGCGGCGTCTACGCGGTGGGGGACGTTACCCCCGGCCACAACCAGGTTCCGGTCGCGATGGGCGAGGGGGCGAACGCGGGGATCGCGATCCACAAGGAACTCCGGACGTATCCGAAACCCCTGTCGGAGATCGAACGCGACGGTCCAGTCGACGAACGCGAGGTGCCCGCGGTTTCCGATCGGCTTCGGGAGGCGGCTGCGGCATTCTTCGGGAAGTAGACTGGACGATCGGAATTATTACGTCACCTGCAATCGATATTTAAATTGAATGATACGTACCGACGGCATGGGGACCGAACAGGTTCTCGAGGCGGCAAAGGAGTACGCAGTCGAACACGCGCTCGACGACATTGTCGTCGCCTCGACGACGGGCGAAACGGGGGCGATGGCCGCGGACGTGTTCGACGCGATCGATCGGAACCTCGCGGTCGTGGGACATTCGACAGGCTATCGCGAACCGAACGAACAGGAACTCCACGACGAGCACGTGGAAGCGATCGAATCAGCCGGGGGCGAGGTCTTCGTCGGCCCGATGGTCTTCAGTAACGTCGGTGCTGCAGTCGCAAAACGGGACGGCCACGCGGTACAAAGCGTCCTCGCGAACGCGCTCCGGCTCTTCGGGCAGGGGAGCAAGGTGGCCATCGAATGTGTTCTCATGGCATGTGACGCCGGACTCGTCGACGTCGATCGTCCCGTGCTCTCGATCGCTGGCACCGGAAGCGGGGCGGATACGGTCTTTTTGATCCACTCGGCGAACAGCCGAGATCTGTACGATCTGCGCGTCCTCGAGGTGATCGCCAAACCCGCCGACCGGGAAAACATGCCGTTCTACTGATCCGGGAACCCCCGGCGAAGGGTTCGGATACTGCAAGCGCTGCCCGTCGTGGAACGAACGCTTTTAGTGGTTCTCCCGGGTATTCAGGGACATGGCCATCAAACCCAAGTACATCAAACAGCTCGCCAATCGACTGCTCGAGACGTATCCGAACGCCTTCAACACCGACTTCGAGACGAACAAAGAGAGCGTCGAACAGCTCACCAACGTCGAGTCCAAGGGCGTCCGCAACCGGATCGCCGGCTACATCACCCGCAAGAAAGCCGGCCAGGCTGCTTCCTGATTTTCCCGGTCCTGTCCGAGCGTGTCCGAGCGCGATCGTTGTCTGATCATCGCAATCCCCGAGCCAATCCCCCGAATGCCCCAAGTGCTACTGCGATCGCGGCGCTGAGCGCAACGAACCCGCCAGTCGCCAGGAACGGCTCCCACGCTCCGTCGACGATTATCGTCCCCGCGAAGACCAGCCAGACGAACAGCCCGAAGGCCGCGCCCGCCAGCACCCCCCGCGGGACCGTTCTCGCGAGCAGGCCGACGAACGCCCCGCCGATCACGACCCCGATCCAGTGGGCGCTCGCGAGCCCGACGCCGGCGATCGCCGCACCGATCCACAGCAGCCAACGCAGGACCCTCCGCTCGCGTGGAGTCATTCGTCGTCACCTCCGTCGCCAGCACTGATAAACCGGAACCGCACGTCACCCCGTAGCTCCCGGTCCATCGGCTTGTACTCCCCGTCGGCCCACCGGCGGAGCTGATCGTCGTAGTGGGGCGAAAAGTAGTTCCCCGAGTTCCCACCCGGGAGGATCGCCTCGCAGTCACCGTCCGGTTCGCAGATCATCCGCCAGCTGCTGCCGGCCGGCCGGGCGGGCCTGAAGTTCATCAGGGTCCGCGGCGAGCCGTCGGTTTCGTGGCGGGGATACCCGAGCGCGCCGACACCGAACGGGTGCGTCAGGACCCCGGTGTGGGTCGCGTCGCCGTAGCGGTCGGCGCCCCCGAACCGCGGGTTGTCGCCGTCGATTCCGTCGAGCGCACGTTCCATCGCCTCCCGTGCGAGCTCCGCCCTGTCTCGTCCGTCGAACAGCGACGAGTCCGGTCCGGCGTTCAAAAGAGCCCAATCGCCGGGGTAATACTCCGCCCCCAGGCCCAAGTCCGAAAACAGCGGTTCGAAGACGATTTCGCGGTAGCCGTCGAGCCACGCCGCGAACAATAGTGCACCCCGGGAGTCGCGGTCCATCCGTCCGTCCCACTCTGAAAGGGTTTCACCGGCGTTTCTCACCCGGGATGACGCCTCGGCGTGGGTCAACGCCGGCACCAGGAAGTCGGCGTCGTCGATCCGGTAGTCCCGAACGTCCAACTGCATCGAGCGGACGAACTGGCGGTCCACGGGCCGGTTCTCCTCGATCCGTTCGTCCAGCAGGTCCCACACGCGACGACCGCGATAGCCGTCTGCATACGACGCCGCAAAGTAGTGGGGATACCGGTCGTCGTCGATCACCCGCTGGTTGGCGGTGCCGAGGTGCGTCGGGTCGATCGCGGCCGGCATCTCTTCGAACGGGATGAACCCTTCCCAGGTCGGCTGGCCGTACGGTTCGAAGCCGTCCCACTCCCCCTCGCCGGCGGAGCCGTCGAACACCCGGTCGCCCCGGACTGGCTCGCCGTCAGTGCGACGGATCGGGACCTTCCCGGTCACCTGAAAGAGTGTCCGGCCGTCCCGGTCGGCGTAGACGAGACACTGCGTCGGGAGATCGAACCGCCGTGTGGCCTCGAGGAAGTCGTCGATCCCGCCGCTTCGGGCGTACTCGAAGATGGCCCGGGTCGTCCGGGTCGCAGCCAGCCCCGTCCAGGCGACCGCCACCGATCGCCCCTCCCGGTCGATCATCGGCCCGTGAACCGTTCGGTTCACCTCGATCGTCCGGTCCCGCTCTCCCTCGACCGGGATCTGCCGTGCCTCCCGGTCGAACTCCCGCCACTCGCCGCGGTAGCGGTACCGATCTCCGTCGTCGTCGACCTCGTAGGTATAAAAGTCGATCACGTCAGCGCCAGCGTTGGTAAAGCCCCACGCCCCAGCGTGGTTGGCGCCGATG
The Halalkaliarchaeum desulfuricum DNA segment above includes these coding regions:
- a CDS encoding penicillin acylase family protein, with translation MDSGDTPTGGRSISVSRRDLVSAVLAGGVAGGVLSPVSGYLRGFAPLSGTVWGAAGDDRIRQLSSPYGAATVRFDDEGVPHVDADSEVAAYYAVGYAQAADRLFQLDLQRRVMRGRLSEVVGPDALESDEFNVRMGFLDAARANWERLRGEPVGEAVTAFAEGVNARIDDGPLPMEFGLLAYEPDPWTPVDTMLMEKQISWGLTGSFRTLRLALLEERLGADIVEELYPSRIPHDAPILRKDDGSSPGRDAVSRSPGAIDDRESGTDVSGLSSAEVARLSRFESPPGVGSNSWVVSGEHTDSGRPIVANDPHLDLSVPPLWYEQHVETPDASVRGVTFPGVPFVIIGANHAGAWGFTNAGADVIDFYTYEVDDDGDRYRYRGEWREFDREARQIPVEGERDRTIEVNRTVHGPMIDREGRSVAVAWTGLAATRTTRAIFEYARSGGIDDFLEATRRFDLPTQCLVYADRDGRTLFQVTGKVPIRRTDGEPVRGDRVFDGSAGEGEWDGFEPYGQPTWEGFIPFEEMPAAIDPTHLGTANQRVIDDDRYPHYFAASYADGYRGRRVWDLLDERIEENRPVDRQFVRSMQLDVRDYRIDDADFLVPALTHAEASSRVRNAGETLSEWDGRMDRDSRGALLFAAWLDGYREIVFEPLFSDLGLGAEYYPGDWALLNAGPDSSLFDGRDRAELAREAMERALDGIDGDNPRFGGADRYGDATHTGVLTHPFGVGALGYPRHETDGSPRTLMNFRPARPAGSSWRMICEPDGDCEAILPGGNSGNYFSPHYDDQLRRWADGEYKPMDRELRGDVRFRFISAGDGGDDE
- a CDS encoding pyruvate kinase alpha/beta domain-containing protein yields the protein MIRTDGMGTEQVLEAAKEYAVEHALDDIVVASTTGETGAMAADVFDAIDRNLAVVGHSTGYREPNEQELHDEHVEAIESAGGEVFVGPMVFSNVGAAVAKRDGHAVQSVLANALRLFGQGSKVAIECVLMACDAGLVDVDRPVLSIAGTGSGADTVFLIHSANSRDLYDLRVLEVIAKPADRENMPFY
- a CDS encoding 30S ribosomal protein S17e — encoded protein: MAIKPKYIKQLANRLLETYPNAFNTDFETNKESVEQLTNVESKGVRNRIAGYITRKKAGQAAS
- a CDS encoding NAD(P)/FAD-dependent oxidoreductase translates to MEPTEGDEASDRLDGREERDVDERYEVAVVGGGPAGLSTALYTTRLGHDTVVLDRGGGRAAMMLETHNVIGVPEGTSGNELLATAREQIQAYGADYHRKYVESIERDDDGFRLETGNVTYGADRVVIAVGFSDERPEPPLPRTGRGLHYCLHCDAYMFVDEPVYVMGTGEAAAQVAMVMLNFTDEVDLLTRGDDPEWSEETDRQLEAHPVEVIREEIVGLEKREDGWLAGFEFEDGTFREYRGGFPMYGSNYRNELLDQLGLDRTDDGAVVVDEHGRTSVGGVYAVGDVTPGHNQVPVAMGEGANAGIAIHKELRTYPKPLSEIERDGPVDEREVPAVSDRLREAAAAFFGK
- a CDS encoding type II secretion system F family protein, which codes for MWYLLPLVVVLAPPVALAASRFDRRLDLFVTRLALSAFGNYVGEETADSERQRDRLRAAHVGETHRMYASKTLLYSAVLAVSGSVLGVYLAGYVLSELAITEETLRAALPPALSFLSPIARLSEIGLGELFLLLAFSGATVGTVLAVGTYYLRWELLDQLADARGKRIDVTLPRTVAFVYALSRSGMAFPIVLATLSRNERVYGEAARELSVAVREMETFSTDALTALRETAHRTPSENMAEFTENLASILESGQNLSGFLEDQYERFQEEAKAQQEQYLELLSTFAEAYVTTLVAGPLFLVTILVVVGLVLSDTLPILRLVIYLGVPLGSVAFIAYVGSATESLRRPGGADAPERRRLDVARRQAVGQLGADTPARIQASESRDVQSDGGTTSTAQQDALERLAVYDRYSRLLDRVTNPLETAYRMPSATFILTAPIGVLWVLATAEPTPVTEPVSVLAAIDRAVVEAAVFALGVYAVVFELRSRKQRAIERAVPDFLDRFASVNDAGMSVVRSLQRVSESDLDELSAELQRTWRDIQWGADVETALYRLEERVNSPMVSRAVALTTNAVHASGDIAPVLTIGADEARATRRLRREQRQVMLTYLIVIYISFLVFLGIVVALTVAFVPAVEGAQFDPDLPEATAGASVGFVDTITQADVGAYEELLFHATMIQALFSGLIAGQLGGGTIQSGAKHAVVLLVLGYLTFAVMVF
- a CDS encoding class I SAM-dependent methyltransferase, whose translation is MSDHSLRETYDRIAAHFSSTREYPWPEVTEFLVEHGTEIDDGEESARDDGDRIGLDVGCGNGRHTEPLVEYVDLAVGIDVSRGLLAEANSRSSERGFDGDSTFLQGDAGALPIADGTVDVGVYVATLHHLSPRERRIRSLEEFARVLSGNGIGLVSAWSTAHDRFDRESGFDTTVDWTLPGGETVPRFYHIYDPDEFRADLEASPLRVESFELSSGNCYGVVRPE